The stretch of DNA GGTCGCCGCCACCCCATCAGCCCGCAGCACGCGGGAGTGGAGGCTGTGCGCTGGAAAGTGGGCGTCGGCCAGGACGAGTTCATCGCCATGCCCCATCTCGGCCAGCGTTTTCAGCAGGTCCGGACTGATGACAGGATGGATTCCTTTGAGCATTGGGGAGATGACTAAATGTCTTTTTAGCAAGGTCGCAGCGAATTTCCATGGATTGAATTGACCACATCATGGATGATTTTGATCTCAGTGCCTTCCCCCACCTCTCCCCCGCCCGATTTTGTCGCGCCGCACATCCGGCGCGGACGCTATATTTTTCCCGAGACCTCTACGCGAAGTTCACTCGTTCTGGTTTGCGCAGGATATGAGGAATGCGGGCCGGGTTTTCTCGTCGATCGCCCATCCTTCCGCTGGCATGCGGTTGAGTTGCTTGAAAGCGGTGCATGGGAAGTGCGCGAGGACGGACAATGGGTGCCCGCTGCCGCCGGGACAGTGGTTGCTTACGGTCCAAATCACGCCGGCGGAATCCGCGCGACAGGAAGCGGGCCGCACGGGAAATATTTCGCCGACTTCCGCGGAACGTCGGCACGACAGGGCCTGCGGGACGCCGGACTGTGGACGACGCGCGTGCGGCAACTGGCCGATGGGCGCGGAGTCATCGCTCTCTACGAGCAACTGCTTTCCTGCACAGCATTGCCCGCGCGGGGCCAAGCAGCGGTGACCACGGCGATCTTGGAAGCTCTACTCACCAGACTCGGAGCCGAACCGGATGCTGCGCCGCGGTCAACGACACAGCGCCGCCACGTCTTCGACCGTTGCCGGGACTACCTGACGGCGAACTACGCGAGTGTACGCAATCTCGGAGAGGTGGCCCGGGCCTGCCACGTTGGCCCGGAATACTTTTCGCGCCTTTTCCGCGAGCACACCGGACAAACCGCCACGCAGTTCCTCGCCCGCCTGCGCATGCATCATGCTGCGAAACTGCTCCTGCGCTCCGACGATACAATCAAAGCCGTCGGCCAGACTGTCGGCTTCGATGACCCCTACCACTTTTCCCGCGTCTTCAAACAAATCCACGGCGTGGCTCCCAGAGCCTTCAAGCGCGGCTGGCCTGACCCCGTAAGTGGGAGTGCTCCTGTCTGAAGTTCTGCCGGTTGTTGCTTGTAGTGGGTTTTGGAGCGTTTTCGGTCCAGCTCTTCAGAGCTCCTGTAGCCGCGCGCCATGAACCCAGCCATCATCCCGAACACGCAACCGGCCCGGTAGCGCGGTCCGCCGGGGCCGTCATGGTAATCCGTATGGTTGCCAAGCCACTCGGCACGCCCCGGACCGTAACCCTTTATCGTGGCCACCTCCCCGCTCATGACTTGGATGATTCCTCGCGGTAAGCGCGCGCCAGCAGCGAGACCGGCTGGGTCACCCGAATATCAAGGCCCGCCTGCCGGGTTCCGTTGACCAGCTGCAAATGGCAACCGGGATTGCAGGTGGCCACCACCGCGGCGCCGGTGGAGGCAATCTTGCCGACTTTGCGCTCTTGCAGAACGGCGGCGGTTTGCGGTTGGGTGATATTGTAAACGCCGGCACTTCCGCAGCACCAGTTGGACTCGGGCAACTCGGTCAGCTCGACTCCGGGAATGGCACGCAGGATTTCCCTCGGCTGCTTGGTGATCTTCTGTCCGTGGCAAAGGTGGCATGCC from Chthoniobacterales bacterium encodes:
- a CDS encoding helix-turn-helix domain-containing protein, with the protein product MILISVPSPTSPPPDFVAPHIRRGRYIFPETSTRSSLVLVCAGYEECGPGFLVDRPSFRWHAVELLESGAWEVREDGQWVPAAAGTVVAYGPNHAGGIRATGSGPHGKYFADFRGTSARQGLRDAGLWTTRVRQLADGRGVIALYEQLLSCTALPARGQAAVTTAILEALLTRLGAEPDAAPRSTTQRRHVFDRCRDYLTANYASVRNLGEVARACHVGPEYFSRLFREHTGQTATQFLARLRMHHAAKLLLRSDDTIKAVGQTVGFDDPYHFSRVFKQIHGVAPRAFKRGWPDPVSGSAPV